In Chlorobiota bacterium, the sequence GCGCTGGCTTGGCGTTCCTGGGCCGAGGCCGCCACCGCGTAATCGCGAAGGCTGTTCAGCACCAGCGCGGCGCAAATGGTGAAGGCGGTCAGAGCCGCGCCAACAATCGGGTCCTCGCGGAAGAGCATCACCAGCGCGCCCACCAGCAGCAGCGCGCTTCCCAGAACCTTTACCACGAATTGGGAGAAGAAGTTGGAAAGGGCGGTGATGTCGCCATCAATCCGCTCGATCATTTCGCCCGGGGTGCGTTCGTTGTGGTATCCCATGTCAAGCCGCAGGGCGTGCTCGGCCATGTCTTGGCGCAGCATGTTGGTGGCGCGCCAGCCCACATCGGCCCCCACGTAGGTGGCCAGCATGGAAAGCCCTTGCGTGCCAATCGCGGCGGCAAGGAATAGGAGGGCGGTGATAACCAGTTCGGTCCCATCCCCTCCGGTTTGAACGGTATTGATAAAGTGCCGCAGGATTTGCGGATTCAGCAGCTGAAGTCCGATTCCGGCAAGTAGCAGCAGGAACAGCGCGGCGGCTTTTTTCCATTGCGGCCGCAAGTACTTCAGGAAAATGTCAGCATATCGCCGTAGTGAAATCTTCATGGAACGTCTCTCTTTCTCCAGATGTTGGTGTGATGAAAAACAGCGGAGTCGCGTGCGAAGCAATGGCACAGCCCGTGCCGTAGTGTCACGCGATGGTCAACCTGGGCAACGTGTGATGCCGGTTGCGATGGTACTCTGGTTCCGTCAGTCGGTTAAAAAAAGAGCGGCGTATGTTGGGCGGCGAATGCTCAAGCAGAAGCAGGTATGCCAGAAGGCAACGTCCGCAGCGAAGGGCTGGTGTTCTGCGGCAGGTGTAGCGTGGGAAGAAGCGGGGTGGTGCTGCGGATTGCAGCGAATACAACGCTTCTGTGGCCTGCGTAGAACAGCCCCCAGCGCGTTGTAGCCAAATGGGAAAACGGGTCTTCCGATGAACTTACGCCCTGAGCGCCATAACCGAATTGCGTGGTCGCGATGCGAATGCGGTGGTAATGATGGTAAATAACATGGCAACAGCCTCCTTATGGTTTGAACGTATGACTCGCCCCGGCTCATGGCGCACCTTGCACCCGCCCCGGCAGCGTGATGTTGCCCCAAACACAAAAATCAGGCCAAAGTTTCCGGGGGAGGTTTTTACTGATTGTTCGGCAAGCTATAAGCCTGTGCAGCTGGTTGTACATTTGCGGCCTCTTTGTACATTGGGGTGGTTCTTCATCGAACCATTGTCAGAGTCGGCATCTCAGGGTGCCCGCAAGAACATCACACATCACGCTGACCAAGCCCGACACCTATCGAACGTAGCGCACAGGCAATCACGCAAAAGACTGGGATATGTTCGTGGGGAGTCTGAATGTATAGGGTACGGTAGATAAATTCAAATCAAATGATGAACAACACAACACTAACCACTGGGAAGAAATACATCAAGGATATTTTTAGTGCTGAACAGTTTTTTAATATTCCAGAATATCAACGACCTTATGTCTGGGGGGATGAACAAATTAGTGCATTCCTTGAAGATGTAAGCAAGGCAATGGAAACTGACAGCAATAAAGAGTATTTCCTTGGCTGCATGATTTGGAACACTCGACAAGAAAGAGCGAGTAGAAATATTGAGTATGTATATCAAGATATTTTAGACGGGCAGCAACGATTCATTACTTTATTTTTATTACATGGAGTTATTAGGGACATTTCGATCGAAGTTAAGCTTCAAGAGAATGTTCAAAAACGGCTTATTCAAGAGGCAGATGATTATAATAATATTCCTGCACGAAATAGAATTGAATTTGAAATACGAGACGATAAAGACTTTTTAGATAATTATGTTATTAATTTAGGAGGCACTCTCAAGGTTAACGAAATTGAAGACGTTATCAATAGTCCAAAATCTGGTGCTTCAATAAAAAATATGGCATCAGGGATTTTAATAATGAAAAAATGGTGGATTTATAAATTTAGTGAAAATCAAGGAAGTGAGGAAAAATATTTGGCCGATTTCTATAAATATCTTTCAACTAAAGTACTTGCACTTTACTTAGCTACACCAAACAATCTAGATGATGCTTATAATTTATTTACTGTGTTAAACAGCAGAGGGCTCCAACTGCAGGTAAGTGATATTTTAAGAGCACAAAATCTGAGAGTAATCGAGAATGATGAATTGAGAAAGCTATACGCTTCAAAATGGTCTGATTTCGAAAATTCAATTGCGGCTCCTTACAAAGGATTCGATGATTTTCTTTGGTCACTGGTGTTTATTAAGATGAAATATCGTAGCGATGACAACAAAAGTTTGACTAAAGCATTTGAGTTTATGTTCAAACGCAACATGCTCACAAAGGGGACGGACACTCTTGACTATGTCGGTAAGTATTTGAAGCACTATGAAGCCATCACTAACGGTAGTATAACGAACAGAGAAAGTCTAAACCTTTTTAGTAATCTAAATTTTATTCTTTCAAGTGTTTATGGTAGTCAATATATCACTCCTCTCATGCATTATCGTGAATGCTTTGGTGATACAAGAATTGTCGAATTCTTAATCAAAATTGACAATCTGTTTTCGATTGGCTGGTTGTTGGGTCGCAGGCAGTCGTCAACAAGAACTTTTATTATCCTTCGTAAAATTGAATCATATTCTGATTTGGTGAAAAAGAAAGAATTAACGATAGACGAAGCGGTCGAAGATTTGCTCAATGATCCATGCTTACAATATGATTTTTATGATGATGAAATTTCCTCAGATAAACCAATTGATATTGATGATTTTGCTATTCTACTTAACACCGAAAAATGGGGGAGCTTTTCCGGTACAAGAATCAACAAGACAAGATACTTACTGTTAAAAATGGATTTGATTATGGGTAATCCATCAACTATTCTGCAATACAACAAAGATTCATCTTCTATTGAGCATTTGATGCCACAGAAAATTGAGGGGACACAATGGACTGTTCATCCAGCAAAACATAAAGAGTGGGTTCATAGATTGGGCAACCTTGTACTTATTGATAAAAACAAAAATTCATCATTAAGTAATAAGCTGTTCAATGAGAAAAAAACAAAATATCATGGAGCAATTGAAACAAGAGCCAATACGAATTTCATTTTTATTGCTAATCTGAATTGGGACATTGATGCAATTAAAGCAAACCAAGAACGAACAATAGACCTGTTGATGCAATACTATAAAGGCAATAGTCTGAAATCCTTTCTGCAAATCAAAAAAAATATAAACTCTACTGTGTTATTATAATTACTACCTCACCTTACGCAAGACCAAGCGGTATCTGGGAAATTGGGCATCCATGGCGTTCCATCAAGAATGCTCGTTACTCATGCTGAACCCTGTTGCAGTAAGGGCGAAACCGCTCCCTCATCCGAAACCGCTTCCCGATTTCCTCGCCAACGCTCATTAAGCAACGGGTTTCTTCTTCGGTGAACTCATGCTCGGCTGGTTTGGCTATTCCAAGCGTGCCAAGCAGTTCTCCGTCCAGCATGATCGGAACGGTGATGGAGCCTTCCACCCCGGTCTCCCGCGCCGATGGTTTTGCAACGCCCGAGGCATCGGTCTGCAGGTTGCAGACCTGCACCGGAGCGCGCCGCTCGGCAGCAAGCCCGGCCATCCCTTTTCCGATGGGGATGGCTGACACTTTCTGCAGCAACATCGGGGGAATCCCAATCTCCGCCTCCAATCGCAAAAGGTTCGCCAGCTGGTCAAGGCGATGGATGGAGCCAACCACGCCCCCATATTCCTGAAGCACAAGCTCCAGCACGTTGCGGAGTTGGCGATCGGCGGGAAGGTCCGCTGTGAAGGCTGCGTGAACCGATTCCAGAAGCTCGGCGCAGCGTAGTTGTTTGGTGTCCATGTCGGTAACGGTTGATTGGTTGATCGTTGCTGATTTCTGGCAAACTCTGCCAGTGAGGTTGAGCAATGGCTCAGCGTCTCCGCTCCCGGCCACGCATCATGGCTGAATCACCACAAACCGGGATCCATCAAAGATGATGGAGCGATGCCGCTTCCGGCTTGGAAGCGGAGCGGTGATCGCGCTTGGCTGGCCACTTTCCGAAACGCGGTTAATGGTAACGGTCCCGCTTCCTGCATCGGTCTCCACCTGCGCGGCCATTCGTCCGTTGTCCGCCTGGAGGGCGTTTCCCCCCAGCAAAAAATATCCGCCATCATCGGCAGAAAGATGGATGTTTCCCCGGGCAGAGTCGTAGCGGTAACTGATGCGCGACGGGTAGCGGTCGGCCACAAATCTTCCCCATGTTCCCACCACAAGGCTATCGTTCCCCAATGCCCGTTGCAGTGTTTTCTGGAACCCAAGATGAAACACCGGAACCGTTTGGATACGGGCAAGCAAGGATGCAACGTAGATCGTGTCGGCCCCGCTGCTGCCGCGAAGGTCACGGCGAAGCTGGACCACCAGCGAATCGGCAATGCGGCTTGCAAAAATCCACTGGGCGGTGGCAAGCAGAAGCACCACGGCGTACAGCAGGGCAACGCCCCCGGCCAGCGCGGCGCGCAATCGCCAGCGGTGCGGGGCAAGCTGGCCAATCGCCCACGCAAGCCCAATGCTGAACCCCACCGAGGGGATGTAGAGATACCACCGCATCATCAACCGCGAAACGGGAAGGAGGGAAAGAAGCACCCACGCAGCCGGAAGCAGCAACGGAAGAAGCCGCCCCCGATTCCGCCACGCGGCCCACGCAGCGGCAGCGGCCACAATGGCCCCGCCCCCGGCGACCGCTGTTGGATGCGCGGCCAGCAATCCTTGCAACTGATAAAGCCCCGTTGGAATAACCAGCGCAGCAAGGAACATCCCCAAGTTGCGGGCAAGGTGCAGGATGTTGGTATCGGTGTGGGGGCCGTTTCCGCCGAACAGCATATTGTTCTCCAGCAGCAGCCAGCGCGCCGCCACAACGCCAGCGGCAAGAAGGAAGAATGGAG encodes:
- a CDS encoding DUF262 domain-containing protein, which produces MNNTTLTTGKKYIKDIFSAEQFFNIPEYQRPYVWGDEQISAFLEDVSKAMETDSNKEYFLGCMIWNTRQERASRNIEYVYQDILDGQQRFITLFLLHGVIRDISIEVKLQENVQKRLIQEADDYNNIPARNRIEFEIRDDKDFLDNYVINLGGTLKVNEIEDVINSPKSGASIKNMASGILIMKKWWIYKFSENQGSEEKYLADFYKYLSTKVLALYLATPNNLDDAYNLFTVLNSRGLQLQVSDILRAQNLRVIENDELRKLYASKWSDFENSIAAPYKGFDDFLWSLVFIKMKYRSDDNKSLTKAFEFMFKRNMLTKGTDTLDYVGKYLKHYEAITNGSITNRESLNLFSNLNFILSSVYGSQYITPLMHYRECFGDTRIVEFLIKIDNLFSIGWLLGRRQSSTRTFIILRKIESYSDLVKKKELTIDEAVEDLLNDPCLQYDFYDDEISSDKPIDIDDFAILLNTEKWGSFSGTRINKTRYLLLKMDLIMGNPSTILQYNKDSSSIEHLMPQKIEGTQWTVHPAKHKEWVHRLGNLVLIDKNKNSSLSNKLFNEKKTKYHGAIETRANTNFIFIANLNWDIDAIKANQERTIDLLMQYYKGNSLKSFLQIKKNINSTVLL
- a CDS encoding GAF domain-containing protein, which produces MDTKQLRCAELLESVHAAFTADLPADRQLRNVLELVLQEYGGVVGSIHRLDQLANLLRLEAEIGIPPMLLQKVSAIPIGKGMAGLAAERRAPVQVCNLQTDASGVAKPSARETGVEGSITVPIMLDGELLGTLGIAKPAEHEFTEEETRCLMSVGEEIGKRFRMRERFRPYCNRVQHE